In the Desulfovibrio sp. Huiquan2017 genome, CGTATTCCTCCAGGTAGATTTGCAGCATGACCATGACGAAGCTCAGGATCAGCGGGCCGTAAAAGATACCCAGCATGCCGAAGGAGTAGATGCCGCCGAGGATGGCGATGAAGATGTAAAAGGTCGAAACGCGCGAGGCTTCGCGCATGAAGATGGGCCGCAGGATGGTGTCGATGCCGACGACGAAGATGCCGCACCACAGGGCCAGGAAAAGGGCCGGCTTCCACTGCCCGGAGAGAAACAGATACCCCACGGCGGGCACCCAGATCAAACCGGTGCCGAGCACGGGAATGAGCGAGGAAAGAGCCATCATGCCGCCCCAGAAAAAGGCCGGGATGCCGGCCACGGCCAGCCCCACCCCTCCAGCGAAGCCCTGGAGCACGGCCACCAGAAGGCAGCCCATGAGCACACCCCGGGCCACCCGCTTCAGGCTGTCGATGATATAATCCTCCTGCTTGGGCCGCAACGGCGAGAGGCGCTTGATGTAGGCGACCATCTTGGTGCCGTCGCGCATGAAGTAGAAGAGGATGAAGACCATCAGCAGAAAATGCATGACCAGCTTGGCCCCGTCCCGGGCCAGAGACGTTCCGAAGGACAGCATGTTCTGGGCGAACTCGCGGGAATATTGGAGAATACCCGCCTGGATCTGGACCTCGTCAATGCGCAGGAACGGCAACTGCTCATGGAGAAGATTCGCGTATTTGTCGAGCATCTCCAGGCTGAGGAAAGACTTGTAGGAACCCTGGGCGATCCAGGCGTTCAGGGAGACCAAAGACTCCACGCCCTGGCTGATCAGGGCCATGAACAGGAAGGCCAAGGGCAGAACCAGGGCGAAGACGATAATCCCCACGGTCAGGGCCGAGGCCCAGGTCCGCCGTCCCTTGCACAACTTCAAGGCCCAGTTGAAGACCGGAGTAAACAGGACGGCCAACACCGTGGAAAAGATCATGGTATGCATGAAGGGTTCCACCAGCGAGAACCCCAGGTACAGGGAAAACAGCAGGAGGAGGATCAGGAATACCTTGTAGATGCCCCCGCTGATCAGGGGGGCCGGACCATTCGATTCGCTCATATTTCGTTCAAGCTCCGTGGAAGGGGCGGCAGGGCCGGAATTGTTCCTTCTTCAGGGTTGATTGTATGATTGCGGCGACGGTGTCAACGTCAACCGGCTTGGAAACATAATCATCCATACCCGCGTGCAGGCAACGCTGCTCGTCGCCCCACATGGCCCGTGCGGTCAGGGCCACGATGGGCACGGCCGGGTCCAGGCAGCCGATTTCCGGGTCCCGGATGCGCCGGGTAGCCTCAATGCCGTCCATTTCGGGCATTTCCACGTCCATAAGCACGATGTCGAAAGGCCCTTCCTTGAGGGCCTTCACAGCCTGCGCGCCGTCCGCGGCCAGGACGACCGCGCAGCCCATCTTTTCAAGCAGGCGCACCAGATAACGCTGGTTGACCAGATCATCCTCGGCCACCAGGACTCTGACGCCCGCAAGAGGCGAATCCTCGCCCAGAACCGAGGCGGACGGCGAGGAGTCCTCATAGGGGCTGCGCTCCAGCGGTACGGTCACGGCAAAGACGCTGCCCCTGCCCACCTCGCTTGAGCAGCGCAGGGTGCCACCCAAGAACTCCACCAGCCGGTTGGCGATGGCCAGCCCCAGGCCGAGGCCGCCCGTGGCGTGATGAAGATGGTCCGCGCCCTGATGAAAGCTCTCGAAAATTTCTTCCAGCTTGTCGCCGGGGATGCCGACACCCGAGTCCCGGACCAGGACCTGCACGGCCAAGGCACCATCCGGCGAGGACGCCCCCCCCTCCCCCGCCGTCGGAGAAACATCCACCAAGACCTGCCCCGAAGGCGTAAATGAGACCGCATTGGCGACAAGATTGCCGATCACCTGGCGCAGCTTGGACGGATCACCGCGCACCCAGTCCGGGATATCCGGGGAAATGGAGTATTCCAGGCGCACGTTCTTGGCCTGGGCCGCCCGGCGGTGTTGCGAGAGCACGCCGGTGACGAGGTCCTCGATGCGGAAGTCCACCTTGCGGACGGTCAGGGAGCTGGCCTCCAGCTTGGAGTAGTCGAGAATCTGATTGAGTACCGACAGCAGTCCCATGGAGGATTCCTTGATGAGCCGGACGTTCTCGCGATACGGCTCGCCCAGGTCGGACAGAAGCAGCAATTCGGTCATGCCGAGCACGCCGGTCATGGGCGTACGCAGTTCATGACTGACCGTGGCCAGGAACGAGGCCTTGGCGCGACTGGCGGCTTCGGCGGCCTGCTTGGCCTTGCGCAGCTCCCGTTCCATCTGGTGCTTGTACAGCCCGACCTCGATGGCCGCGCGCAGCTCGATGTGGTCCACAGGCTTGACCAGATAACCGAAAGGACCGGTCACCGTGGCCCAGTGCAGGGTCTCCTCGTCCACCACCACAGTCAGGAATATGACGGGAATGTCGAAACGAGTGCGCAGCTCACCTGCAGCCTCAAGACCATCCATGTCGCCTTCGAGCAAAATGTCCATGAGTACAATGTCCGGGGCCAACCGGTCGGCCAGACTCAAGGCCTCCTCCCCCCGGCAGGTCATGCCGACCACGTCATATCCAGCCCGCTCCAGGGCCAGCTTGATATCCAATTGCGCCAGAGCGTCGTCCTCAACGACCAATATCTTGCTTGTGGGCATGTTTTTCTCCGTTGCAAGCTCATCTTGGGATCGTTTTGACCTCTGTATCTTTCCTATCCTGATCCTGCGCCCAAAAAAAGGATAAATATATTTTTCCGGGCGGCATCTTTCATCTTTTTCCGAAACGACCGAACAGACTTCCTGCATGCGGGATTTATTCCCGGACAATTCAGACCCTTATTCTGCGTTTAACAGAATCTCCGCAAAATATTCGGCCCAAAACGAGATCCCGGCAACCGTCGCCAACCGAGAACCATCTTGAAATTTCCGGACATTGAGGGTAGGAAGGACTGTCGTTCTGTGAACAAAATCGTTCAATACGGATTCGACGGAGAGGAACCCAAGCCCATAGGCCGTGTACCCGGACGGAACCAGGGGCCGAGGATACCAACCACCAACCAACCTACTGTTTCATTGGAGGAAAGGATGAAACGCATTATTACCCTTGTGGCCGTGCTGTCTCTGCTGCTGTGCGCCGCCATGTCCGCTCAGGCTGCCGACATCGAACTCGCCAAGAAATCCACCCTGGAGCAAATCGTCCAAAGCGGCACCCTGCGCGTGGGCCTCGAAGCCGGCTACATGCCCTTTGAAATGACTGACAAAAAGGGCAACATCGTCGGTTTCGACGTCGACATGGTTAAAGAAATGGCCAAAGCCATGGGCGTCAAGCTCGAACTGATCAACACCGCCTGGGACGGCATCATCCCCGGCCTGCTCTCCGGCAAGTACGACCTCATCGCCTCCGGCATGACCATCAACCAGGAGCGCAACCTGAAGGTCAACTTCGCCTCCCCCTACATCATCGTCGGCCAGACCGCTCTGATCGCCAAGAAGTCCGCCGACAAGTTCAAATCCTGGAAGGATCTGAACCAACCGGGCGTCGTCATCACCTCCAAGCTGGGCACCACCGGCGAACAGGCCGCCAAGCGCCTCTTCCCCAAGGCCACCTACAAATCCTTCGAGATGGAGGACCAGGCCATGCTGGAAACCATGAACGGCAAAGCCGACGCCACGGTCTACGACCTGCCCATGACCTCCATCTTCTACAGCCAGCACGGCAAGGATGCAGGCATGGTTCTCCTGAAGGAGCCCTTCACCTATGAGCCGCTGGGCTGGGCCATCAACAAGGGTGATCCCGATTTCTTGAACTGGCTGAACAACTTCATCGTCCAGATCAAGAATGACGGC is a window encoding:
- a CDS encoding AI-2E family transporter, which codes for MSESNGPAPLISGGIYKVFLILLLLFSLYLGFSLVEPFMHTMIFSTVLAVLFTPVFNWALKLCKGRRTWASALTVGIIVFALVLPLAFLFMALISQGVESLVSLNAWIAQGSYKSFLSLEMLDKYANLLHEQLPFLRIDEVQIQAGILQYSREFAQNMLSFGTSLARDGAKLVMHFLLMVFILFYFMRDGTKMVAYIKRLSPLRPKQEDYIIDSLKRVARGVLMGCLLVAVLQGFAGGVGLAVAGIPAFFWGGMMALSSLIPVLGTGLIWVPAVGYLFLSGQWKPALFLALWCGIFVVGIDTILRPIFMREASRVSTFYIFIAILGGIYSFGMLGIFYGPLILSFVMVMLQIYLEEYADDLDDHEEAI
- a CDS encoding hybrid sensor histidine kinase/response regulator, which encodes MPTSKILVVEDDALAQLDIKLALERAGYDVVGMTCRGEEALSLADRLAPDIVLMDILLEGDMDGLEAAGELRTRFDIPVIFLTVVVDEETLHWATVTGPFGYLVKPVDHIELRAAIEVGLYKHQMERELRKAKQAAEAASRAKASFLATVSHELRTPMTGVLGMTELLLLSDLGEPYRENVRLIKESSMGLLSVLNQILDYSKLEASSLTVRKVDFRIEDLVTGVLSQHRRAAQAKNVRLEYSISPDIPDWVRGDPSKLRQVIGNLVANAVSFTPSGQVLVDVSPTAGEGGASSPDGALAVQVLVRDSGVGIPGDKLEEIFESFHQGADHLHHATGGLGLGLAIANRLVEFLGGTLRCSSEVGRGSVFAVTVPLERSPYEDSSPSASVLGEDSPLAGVRVLVAEDDLVNQRYLVRLLEKMGCAVVLAADGAQAVKALKEGPFDIVLMDVEMPEMDGIEATRRIRDPEIGCLDPAVPIVALTARAMWGDEQRCLHAGMDDYVSKPVDVDTVAAIIQSTLKKEQFRPCRPFHGA
- a CDS encoding transporter substrate-binding domain-containing protein, which produces MKRIITLVAVLSLLLCAAMSAQAADIELAKKSTLEQIVQSGTLRVGLEAGYMPFEMTDKKGNIVGFDVDMVKEMAKAMGVKLELINTAWDGIIPGLLSGKYDLIASGMTINQERNLKVNFASPYIIVGQTALIAKKSADKFKSWKDLNQPGVVITSKLGTTGEQAAKRLFPKATYKSFEMEDQAMLETMNGKADATVYDLPMTSIFYSQHGKDAGMVLLKEPFTYEPLGWAINKGDPDFLNWLNNFIVQIKNDGRYERIYNKWFGSNDWYNNIQ